A portion of the Nitrospira sp. genome contains these proteins:
- a CDS encoding RluA family pseudouridine synthase, which produces MITEFVVTSGELPKRLDVFLVNRERDISRSALQRLIELGRIRINDQFVKPSQKIKPGDKITMDVPKPEPLEIKGEAIPLEVLFEDEHLLVLNKPPGIVAHPAPGNWSGTLVNALLHHFQTSGGTISSIGGKERPGLVHRLDKETSGVMVVAKNDQAHRHLAMQFKQHTIARVYEALVWGVPKTGRGVIDLAIGRDSKERKKFSARTARPRTSVTEYVVHRRFAKFAAQVLLYPRTGRTHQLRVHVSSLGHPILGDPTYGGRKVCRIEGLDIPRVMLHARTLGFTHPSTGEFREYTVSLPVDMEEVRRHLDRTILGQSRETRASPLSYTKKVIS; this is translated from the coding sequence ATGATCACGGAGTTTGTCGTCACGTCCGGAGAACTGCCGAAGCGGCTGGATGTGTTCCTCGTGAACCGGGAGCGAGACATTTCGCGGTCCGCCCTGCAACGATTGATTGAACTGGGCCGCATCCGCATCAACGATCAATTCGTCAAGCCCAGTCAGAAGATCAAGCCGGGCGACAAGATTACGATGGATGTGCCGAAGCCGGAACCTCTGGAAATCAAAGGCGAGGCCATCCCCCTGGAGGTCCTGTTCGAGGACGAGCATCTGCTGGTCTTGAACAAGCCCCCCGGCATTGTCGCGCATCCGGCTCCCGGCAATTGGTCCGGGACCCTCGTCAACGCCCTCCTCCACCACTTTCAGACATCGGGCGGCACCATCTCATCAATCGGCGGCAAGGAACGGCCCGGGCTGGTCCATCGCCTGGATAAGGAGACTTCCGGCGTCATGGTCGTGGCCAAGAATGATCAGGCTCATAGACACCTCGCTATGCAATTCAAACAGCATACGATTGCGCGAGTCTACGAAGCGCTTGTGTGGGGCGTGCCGAAAACGGGCCGAGGAGTGATTGATCTGGCCATCGGACGAGATTCCAAGGAACGGAAAAAATTCTCCGCGCGCACGGCCCGGCCTCGCACGTCCGTGACGGAGTATGTCGTCCATCGTCGGTTTGCCAAATTCGCGGCACAGGTCCTACTCTATCCGCGGACCGGTCGCACTCACCAGCTACGGGTGCATGTATCTTCGCTGGGCCATCCGATTCTCGGCGACCCCACCTACGGAGGACGCAAGGTCTGCCGCATCGAGGGGCTGGACATTCCCCGGGTCATGCTGCATGCCAGGACCTTGGGTTTCACGCATCCCTCGACGGGAGAGTTCCGAGAGTATACGGTATCGCTCCCCGTAGATATGGAGGAGGTCAGGCGGCACCTGGATCGGACGATTCTCGGCCAGAGCCGAGAGACGAGAGCTTCTCCATTGTCCTATACGAAGAAGGTGATCTCATGA
- a CDS encoding DUF3365 domain-containing protein: MRGIVFVAGVIVGLSVLLADRGGASDREGIPPETVADYIHAVIEADRTFYTVHVVERMQKEGGSVAAEDWRAKTNRLPLPAQFLMESSELAAKTGVKVRYRLISLWPINPQNAPYDQAEKAGLEAVRDHPDRASTGTVKIGDQRYFQAIYADHAVTKACIDCHNQHPSSPKKDFKLNDVMGGLVIEIPIGR, encoded by the coding sequence ATGAGAGGGATCGTCTTCGTCGCCGGCGTCATAGTGGGCCTCAGCGTGCTGCTCGCGGATCGCGGGGGAGCCTCGGACCGAGAAGGTATCCCTCCCGAAACCGTCGCGGACTACATTCATGCCGTCATCGAGGCGGACCGAACGTTCTATACCGTTCATGTGGTCGAGCGAATGCAGAAGGAAGGCGGGTCGGTCGCCGCTGAAGATTGGCGCGCGAAAACGAACCGGTTGCCGCTACCCGCCCAGTTCTTGATGGAGTCGAGCGAACTCGCCGCGAAAACCGGGGTCAAGGTCCGCTACCGTCTCATCAGCCTGTGGCCCATCAACCCTCAGAATGCCCCCTACGACCAAGCGGAGAAGGCCGGGCTCGAAGCCGTGCGCGACCACCCGGATCGAGCGTCGACAGGCACCGTCAAGATCGGCGATCAGCGCTATTTTCAAGCGATCTACGCCGATCATGCCGTCACGAAAGCCTGCATTGACTGCCACAACCAGCACCCAAGCAGTCCGAAGAAGGATTTCAAGCTGAATGACGTGATGGGTGGGTTGGTGATCGAGATTCCAATTGGACGATAG
- a CDS encoding circularly permuted type 2 ATP-grasp protein has protein sequence MSIRFSGYDPEGFYDELYEGKGQPRAGSSLLLRKFASLPEGELRKRQQAAERVILNMGMTFGVYGSTDGHEQVFPFDIVPRIVEARDWEHIESGLRQRMRALNLFIDDIYHDQRILKDGVVPGELIFSSKGFLQPCMGLNPPRGIWCHIAGIDLIRISDGHYYVLEDNMRCPSGVAYVLEARQVMKRTFPELFDAYRVRPVDGYPSQLLDTLRYLSDVPDPTVVILTPGIYNSAYYEHSLLAQKMGVELVEANDLVVVDGSVHMRTTKGLQRVDVIYRRINDDYLDPLTFRRDSVLGVPGLMESYKRGRVALVNAPGTGVSDDKAIYAYVPRIITYYLAEEPILRNVPTYVCSEERDRTYVLEHLDELVVKATNEAGGYGMIIGPHASKQEREEFARRIQADPRNYIAQPTLALSRVPTLVEDHLEGRHVDLRPYVLYAQDVYVLPGGMTRVALRKGSLVVNSSQGGGNKDTWVLS, from the coding sequence ATGAGCATACGGTTCTCCGGGTACGACCCTGAGGGATTTTACGACGAACTGTACGAGGGCAAGGGGCAGCCACGTGCCGGGAGCTCCTTACTCCTCAGAAAATTTGCCTCCTTACCGGAGGGGGAACTCAGGAAACGTCAGCAGGCGGCGGAGCGCGTCATTCTCAACATGGGCATGACGTTCGGCGTCTACGGAAGCACCGACGGGCATGAGCAGGTCTTTCCCTTCGATATTGTGCCCAGGATTGTCGAGGCAAGGGATTGGGAGCACATCGAGTCCGGGCTTCGCCAGCGCATGCGCGCCTTGAATCTCTTCATCGACGACATCTACCACGATCAGCGCATACTCAAAGACGGAGTGGTCCCCGGCGAGCTGATTTTTTCCAGCAAGGGTTTCTTGCAGCCCTGCATGGGTCTGAACCCACCGCGAGGCATCTGGTGCCACATTGCCGGGATCGATCTGATCCGTATCAGCGACGGTCACTACTATGTCCTCGAGGACAATATGCGCTGCCCGTCCGGTGTCGCCTATGTGCTGGAAGCCCGGCAAGTCATGAAGCGGACGTTCCCAGAGCTGTTTGACGCCTATCGGGTGCGGCCGGTCGACGGCTATCCAAGCCAGCTCTTGGACACGCTCCGCTATCTCTCGGATGTCCCCGATCCCACCGTCGTGATCTTGACACCCGGAATCTACAACTCAGCCTATTACGAGCACTCCCTGCTCGCACAAAAGATGGGAGTGGAATTGGTCGAAGCCAACGATCTGGTGGTGGTGGACGGATCCGTACACATGCGGACCACCAAGGGATTGCAGCGCGTGGACGTCATCTATCGGCGGATCAACGACGACTATTTGGACCCGCTCACCTTTCGACGCGATTCAGTCCTCGGGGTGCCGGGTCTCATGGAATCGTACAAGAGAGGGAGAGTGGCGCTCGTCAACGCGCCCGGCACCGGCGTATCGGACGACAAAGCGATCTACGCCTACGTCCCCAGGATTATCACGTACTACTTGGCGGAGGAACCCATCCTTCGAAACGTCCCCACCTATGTGTGTTCCGAAGAACGGGATCGGACCTATGTACTGGAACACCTGGACGAGCTCGTCGTGAAGGCCACGAATGAAGCAGGGGGATATGGAATGATCATCGGACCCCATGCTTCGAAGCAGGAGCGTGAAGAGTTCGCCCGGCGTATTCAGGCGGATCCGCGGAACTATATCGCGCAACCCACGCTGGCGCTCTCGCGGGTGCCTACCCTCGTGGAGGATCATTTGGAAGGGCGTCACGTCGATCTGCGTCCCTACGTCTTGTACGCTCAGGATGTCTACGTGCTGCCTGGAGGCATGACACGCGTGGCGTTACGAAAGGGCTCCCTCGTGGTGAATTCATCGCAAGGAGGCGGGAACAAGGATACATGGGTCCTCTCATGA
- a CDS encoding alpha-E domain-containing protein, with protein MASSIYWLNRYVERAENYARFIEVNLILTLDLPRGTAEQWEPLVATTGDHEVFADRYGKATRETVIRFLSADAANPNSILSCLVAARENARSVREIISTDMWEQVNRFHLMVKNAVSMGLSSHNLHAFLLDVKAASHLFLGITDATMSHGEGWHFARLGRLLERADKTSRILDVKYFMLLPTVSEVGTPFDIIQWSALLKSASALEMYCKQHGRISPNRVAEFLILNPNFPRTIRYCLIKAEDSLHAIAGSASDRHSNLAEKRLGRLRSEMDYIDMADILSGGLHEFFDDFQFKLNRIDDAIYETFFALHPVEGVTAKEKVQ; from the coding sequence GTGGCCAGTTCCATCTATTGGCTGAACCGTTATGTCGAACGTGCCGAGAACTATGCTCGATTCATCGAGGTGAATCTGATCCTCACCCTCGACCTTCCTAGGGGAACCGCCGAGCAATGGGAACCGTTGGTCGCCACGACAGGCGACCATGAGGTGTTTGCGGACCGCTACGGCAAAGCGACGAGGGAGACCGTGATCCGATTTCTTTCCGCCGACGCGGCAAACCCCAATTCGATCCTGTCCTGTCTCGTGGCCGCCCGTGAGAACGCACGGTCGGTCAGGGAAATCATCTCCACCGATATGTGGGAACAGGTCAACCGCTTTCATTTGATGGTCAAGAACGCCGTGTCCATGGGACTCTCCAGCCACAACCTCCACGCGTTTCTGTTGGACGTCAAGGCCGCCAGTCATCTCTTCCTGGGAATCACCGATGCCACCATGTCGCATGGAGAAGGCTGGCACTTCGCCAGGCTTGGCCGCCTGCTGGAACGAGCGGACAAGACATCCCGCATCCTCGACGTGAAGTATTTCATGTTGCTCCCGACCGTAAGCGAAGTCGGCACACCGTTCGATATCATCCAGTGGTCCGCACTGTTGAAGTCCGCCAGCGCCCTCGAGATGTATTGCAAACAGCATGGCCGCATTTCGCCCAATCGGGTGGCCGAATTTCTGATTCTCAACCCGAACTTTCCACGAACCATCCGCTATTGCCTGATCAAGGCTGAAGATTCACTGCATGCGATCGCCGGATCGGCAAGCGATCGGCATAGCAATTTGGCGGAAAAGCGGTTGGGGCGGTTACGATCTGAAATGGACTACATCGATATGGCGGACATCTTGTCGGGCGGGTTGCACGAGTTTTTCGATGACTTTCAATTCAAGCTCAATCGGATCGACGACGCCATTTACGAAACATTCTTCGCCCTGCATCCGGTTGAAGGGGTCACGGCGAAAGAGAAGGTGCAGTGA
- a CDS encoding DUF3800 domain-containing protein → MLVFLDDSGDPGFKVKKGSSPCFVIALVIFDDHLEAETCAVEIKKLRRELGLTDHFEFKFSKCCDRFRKAFLTRVAQSTFRVRAIVMRKSVIYSPELRQSKDNFYRYAIKMVLQHSFGTIQKARLKMDGHEDREFRRELFSYLRKQLQINRDGEPILEDVRIVDSKNNVLIQLADMVAGTLRRHAE, encoded by the coding sequence ATGCTGGTCTTTCTCGATGATTCCGGAGACCCCGGCTTTAAGGTAAAGAAGGGCTCCTCTCCCTGCTTCGTGATCGCCTTGGTGATCTTTGACGATCATTTGGAAGCTGAGACCTGTGCCGTGGAGATCAAGAAACTGCGGCGTGAGTTGGGCCTGACCGATCATTTCGAATTCAAGTTCAGCAAGTGTTGCGATCGCTTTCGGAAGGCCTTCCTCACACGTGTGGCGCAATCCACGTTTCGTGTGCGTGCGATCGTGATGCGAAAGAGCGTGATTTATAGTCCGGAGCTCCGGCAGTCCAAGGACAATTTCTATCGATATGCTATCAAGATGGTGTTGCAGCATAGCTTTGGGACCATTCAGAAAGCCCGCCTGAAAATGGACGGGCACGAAGATCGGGAATTTCGGCGGGAACTTTTCTCGTACCTTCGGAAACAGCTTCAGATCAACCGTGATGGGGAGCCAATTCTGGAGGATGTGCGGATCGTGGATTCAAAGAATAACGTGCTTATTCAACTGGCGGATATGGTGGCCGGTACGCTACGGAGGCATGCCGAGTAA
- a CDS encoding DNA-processing protein DprA has product MPTALVWRSSRDARFPSQLAQYLGAEAPSRIASIGNPEILNSKPLALICSVKCPGNIILQTYDLAKKLREAGVPVIGGFHSPMEQECLRILLRGMQPVIVCPARGLQGMRIPSEHKPAFEEGRLLYLSPFSDTVRRATVDTALRRNRFVAALAEHIVVPYAAPDSKTFELCRVLTSWKKPVSTLASEANGALLKLGARSVEGSVDEFALKF; this is encoded by the coding sequence ATGCCGACAGCTCTTGTGTGGCGTTCTTCTAGAGATGCGCGGTTCCCTTCACAGCTGGCTCAGTACCTCGGCGCTGAGGCTCCTTCTCGGATTGCCTCCATTGGGAATCCCGAAATCCTCAACAGCAAACCCCTCGCTCTTATCTGTTCGGTGAAATGTCCTGGCAACATCATCCTCCAAACCTACGACCTTGCGAAGAAGTTACGTGAGGCTGGTGTGCCGGTTATTGGCGGTTTTCATTCGCCGATGGAACAAGAGTGTTTGCGGATTCTTCTACGCGGAATGCAGCCGGTCATTGTGTGCCCAGCTAGGGGACTTCAGGGGATGCGGATACCGTCGGAACATAAGCCCGCTTTTGAAGAAGGTCGGCTTTTGTACCTCTCGCCGTTTTCTGACACAGTGCGCCGCGCAACCGTTGACACCGCTCTGCGTCGCAATCGCTTTGTGGCCGCCCTGGCCGAGCACATTGTCGTTCCCTACGCCGCTCCTGACAGCAAAACCTTCGAACTGTGCCGGGTTCTCACCTCATGGAAGAAGCCTGTCTCCACGCTGGCGAGTGAAGCGAACGGCGCGCTTCTCAAGCTGGGCGCACGATCGGTGGAGGGATCTGTCGATGAGTTCGCTCTTAAGTTTTAG
- a CDS encoding macro domain-containing protein, producing the protein MRILIGDILKSKAQTLINTVNCVGVMGKGIALEFKNRFPDMYEDYVNRCRRGEVKPGVPYLYKTLFPPQIINFPTKDHWKSISKLSDIERGLQHLVERYREWGITSLAIPPLGCGNGQLEWRVVGPVIYRFVKDMGIPIEMYAPYGTHPKELTVEFLAQDTDRHAEPAAKNGQSALNPAWVALVEILARIEQQPYHWPIGRTLFQKIAYVATNEGLPTGLHYQRSSFGPFSGELKALGAKLVNNGLLQEERRGKMFMVTVGPNFSRIRQKYVPAFEQWDKVLDKTADLFTRVNTDQAEVIATVLFAARELAGAQREVPSEMTVLEAVMQWKQKRRPPLDRSTVASTIRNLATLRWLAITADPNLPVPEDEAIPA; encoded by the coding sequence ATGAGAATCCTAATCGGAGATATACTGAAGTCGAAGGCGCAGACGCTGATCAATACGGTCAATTGCGTGGGCGTTATGGGAAAAGGGATCGCGCTTGAGTTCAAGAACCGATTCCCGGACATGTATGAGGATTACGTTAACCGATGCCGACGTGGTGAGGTGAAACCCGGCGTCCCGTACCTCTACAAGACGCTGTTCCCGCCACAGATCATCAATTTCCCGACCAAGGACCATTGGAAGTCGATCTCCAAACTGAGCGACATCGAGCGTGGACTGCAACACCTCGTGGAGCGTTATCGGGAATGGGGTATCACGTCATTGGCCATTCCTCCCCTGGGATGCGGCAACGGACAATTGGAATGGCGGGTGGTTGGCCCCGTGATTTATCGGTTCGTGAAGGACATGGGTATTCCCATTGAGATGTATGCCCCCTATGGCACGCACCCGAAAGAACTCACAGTAGAGTTTTTGGCTCAAGACACCGATCGGCATGCAGAGCCGGCCGCTAAAAATGGCCAGTCAGCACTGAATCCGGCTTGGGTGGCCTTGGTTGAAATTCTTGCTCGCATCGAGCAACAACCCTACCATTGGCCGATTGGAAGAACGCTGTTTCAGAAAATCGCCTACGTTGCCACCAACGAAGGGTTGCCAACCGGGTTACATTATCAGCGAAGCAGCTTCGGCCCGTTCTCAGGCGAGTTGAAAGCTCTCGGAGCGAAGTTGGTCAATAATGGCCTGCTACAGGAAGAACGCCGTGGGAAGATGTTCATGGTCACTGTGGGGCCGAACTTCAGCCGCATTCGCCAGAAGTATGTGCCAGCCTTTGAACAATGGGATAAGGTCCTCGACAAGACCGCCGACCTATTCACCAGGGTCAACACTGATCAAGCCGAGGTCATTGCTACCGTTTTGTTTGCTGCCCGTGAACTTGCGGGAGCACAGCGCGAGGTACCTTCTGAGATGACGGTACTGGAGGCGGTCATGCAGTGGAAGCAGAAACGTCGTCCGCCTCTTGATCGAAGTACGGTCGCCTCGACCATTCGCAATCTCGCCACCTTGAGATGGCTGGCTATTACGGCCGATCCAAATCTACCGGTGCCGGAGGATGAGGCCATCCCAGCCTAG
- a CDS encoding DUF4276 family protein, producing the protein MCELLARRLKPSIQIVSITLDNKRKLLPDCGEATSQLFKDGCERVVIVWDLYPPWREAGAKPCRREDRQTIARSLKKAKVSSKHVYLVCIEQELEAWLITDGRAISQVLSRPAHPVRVADVKSSDKVNNPKKRIMKTFLQHTGRPYTDRIHAKQIIEVMPDLNRIKRCASFIRFAAKATGVAL; encoded by the coding sequence GTGTGCGAGCTGCTGGCACGTCGCCTCAAACCTTCAATCCAGATCGTCAGCATCACGCTCGATAACAAACGCAAGCTGCTGCCGGATTGCGGAGAGGCGACATCTCAGTTATTCAAGGATGGATGCGAGCGCGTGGTCATCGTGTGGGACCTCTATCCGCCATGGCGTGAAGCTGGGGCTAAACCCTGTCGAAGAGAAGACCGACAAACTATTGCGCGATCACTGAAGAAGGCGAAGGTCTCATCGAAACACGTGTATCTCGTTTGCATTGAACAGGAATTGGAAGCCTGGTTGATTACGGACGGAAGGGCCATCTCACAAGTCTTGTCTCGACCGGCCCATCCAGTCCGAGTTGCTGATGTGAAGAGCTCCGACAAAGTCAACAACCCGAAAAAACGGATCATGAAAACCTTTCTGCAACATACTGGTCGTCCTTACACCGACCGGATCCATGCCAAGCAGATCATCGAAGTGATGCCTGACTTGAACAGGATCAAGCGCTGTGCCTCTTTCATCCGTTTCGCCGCCAAGGCAACCGGGGTAGCGTTATAG
- a CDS encoding ATP-binding protein: protein MSLIPQSMGAPVPQHRTGGQVRLNKEGANLADYLLSIRRLDQAAFDGIVETLQHVLPYAKDLQPALTSELERTVYLQLSEADFKVPGWLLSTGTLRILAFLALFRHPTPPPLIVIEEIENGLDPRTLHLLVDEIRTLVESGRSQVIVTTHSPYLLDLLDLSHIIMVERIDGQPTFTRPADQKALQRWARDFSPGRLYTMGLFNKKHAR from the coding sequence GTGTCCCTCATCCCCCAATCCATGGGAGCCCCGGTTCCCCAGCACCGGACCGGTGGCCAGGTCCGGTTGAACAAGGAAGGGGCAAACTTGGCCGATTATCTCTTAAGCATTCGCAGGCTCGATCAGGCGGCGTTCGACGGCATCGTAGAGACACTGCAACACGTCTTGCCATACGCCAAGGACTTACAGCCTGCTCTGACGTCAGAATTAGAACGGACTGTCTACCTCCAGTTGTCGGAAGCGGATTTCAAAGTTCCTGGTTGGCTGTTATCGACCGGCACCCTTCGGATTCTCGCGTTCCTCGCGCTGTTTCGTCATCCGACTCCGCCGCCTCTGATTGTGATCGAAGAAATCGAAAACGGGCTCGATCCCCGAACTCTACACTTGCTCGTGGATGAAATTCGCACCCTCGTTGAATCAGGGCGTTCGCAGGTCATTGTCACGACCCATTCGCCCTATCTTCTGGATCTTCTGGACCTCTCCCACATCATCATGGTCGAGCGCATTGATGGCCAACCCACCTTTACGCGGCCAGCGGACCAGAAGGCCTTACAGCGCTGGGCGCGTGACTTCAGCCCGGGACGTCTCTACACGATGGGCCTATTCAACAAGAAGCACGCCCGATGA